In the Arachis ipaensis cultivar K30076 chromosome B04, Araip1.1, whole genome shotgun sequence genome, TTCCTGaagtgtttttctttttctgtttttcctAGTTCCTTTGCTTCCTTGTagacctttttcttttttgtttatccCAAACAAGATTTTTGTTGTTAAAGTGTATACCAATGTATATCATGCGTGCTGAACTGTTACTTTATTTTGTTGAGGTGATGGCGTCATTCAAGAAAATTAATAAGGTATCATTTTTCTGATTTTTGTTGTATATTGACAATATATGGGAAATTCTCTGTGTTTTAGTACACCGCCCCAACCACTCAACCCCATCAAGCAGAGACCTTGGCCGACAAGTCATTGCATATTGCTTCTCAAACTAGCATTTTTTCAGATATTTCTCTTCCAACGAAAAGGGATTCTGTCTTTGCTGATCGTGGAAGTCTTTTGGACTCGTTACTTCCTTCCTCCACTGTGTCTGTCTACGGGCAAGATTCTTCACTTTCTGCTGTTCGATCTTCAGCACTTACTCCACTTAGTCGTGCTGCTGCTCCTATTGTTAGTACGGTTAGTTATTTTAACCATTCACCTTTGATTTTGTATTTTGCTCCATGATATTTCCTTGTGAGATTTATATAATTGTTTACCTCTTATTGTTATTAATTGTATATATGATTGCAAGTCTGTATATTATGATTATGTATTGTtttgtgtttattttatttttgtatcgTCTGGAAAATGCAAAAGGAAAAAATGATTAGAGGGTCCAGTTAGCACTTAGCAAAGTAGATCAGGAGTGTATTTTAATAGCGAGAGGTAGAGCTGTAGAGCGTAAAGGGAGATTCAGAAAAATTACAGCACAACTATTGAGGTGTATATGTTTACCTAAATCTGATTGACTCGTTTACATACATGTTTTATGATGATTAATGAGAAACAATATCATTGGATCAACATGTAGGTGAGCTCAGTGAGAAAATGTTTAGTAGTTATATCACATTTAGCTATTAATTTGGGCCTTCTCCATATCTACTCTTCCACCAATAAATAGCATAATGATCTAGCTGTAGGCTAAACTATTATCAGTATACTTTTAAATGTTGTTACAGGCTGTAATATATGCCATATTCTTGTGAGCTGAACGAAAAGCATTTACAATTTTACATATACCAACTTCTATTACTAATTATTTCCACTTATCAGGTAGTACAAACCATGCAAATACCATTGTCATACGCGGAGGACATCATTGGTGTTCAAGGGACTAATATTGAATACATTCGTCGAACTAGTGGAGCCATATTGACTGTGCAGGAGAGCAGGGTGCCTGATGAAATCGTTGTGGAAATAAAAGGCTCCTCATCTCAAGTTCAGACGGCAGAGCAATTGATTCAGGTATGAGATATCAGCATTCAGCAGGCCTTTACTTACACTGCCTTATTTTTAACCAAAATTGAAGAGACGATATGCATAAGTATCCATGTGTATACTTGGAGGTTCTAGCTAACTGGATTCGCGTTGGCACACTCCATGGTAGTATTGGGGTGCCTCACCTTACTACCTTTATTTTGTAGCCAAAAAGAATATATGCTTAATCACTAGTATTGAATTGTTCATCCTCAAGCCTTTGCGTATTTGCTCATTTTCTAGCTATGAACTCTTTGAAACAAAAATATGTAGCTGTTAATGCTTTTTTGCTTAAAGGCTTTAAGCTACTTGATTTCCTTCATCATCTTTTCATTTGAAAAGCTTCTGTTAGCTAGTGGTTTTATAGGGTTAGCCTTGTTGCAATGATAAGGTTGCTATCTAGTTATTTAGAAATCCTGGGAAATAACATCTGGAAACAGTCATGGGTTGTTTTTGTTTACTTTTCTAGTGTCTATGCTCCATTAAATGAGACTATCATGCTCTGAGCCGCTTTTTTACTATAGTTTAAGGGTTGAAGAGTAAGTAGAAGGGCACATgaagtaaaaaataaaagatcAATACTGTTGATTGGGATGTTTGGAAATGAAAGATTGTTTCTCAATTATGGAAGCCACATGAAAGAATTCTAGTTTTGATTTTCTATACATTGCTCTATATAATATTGTTAACCTTCTCTTTGTTAGGGTTAAATCCCCCTCTCTATAACGCTATCATATGACTATGTAAAGAAGTTAGTAGTTAGATTTCCCTTACCTTGACCTAAACTGGCCAGTACACTGGGAGTTATTTGGGCTTTGGTGGTTGGGAAAAGATTAATTTTGGATCTTGACATCTTGTATTTTTCATGAAGGTAATATGCTCAAGTCCAGCAAAAATTTGAGCCTATGATATGGAGTTTTCACCTTTTTTCTGTGGATTACTCTTGATTAGGGCACTTACTACCAGGGTATAATTCATATTGGACAGTCACAGATTTTCATTTGCTAACATAAATAAATACTCTTCTCTGGGTTGCAGGAAGTGATAAGCAACCACAAAGATCCTGTTGCAAGCAGTTATGGAAGAGTAGATGCAGGTTTGAGGTCTTCGTACGCAGCAGTGGGCGAGACAGGTTTGGGGTCTTCATACTCTACGGTGGGCGACACAGGTTTGAGGTCTTCATACGCTACACTGGGCGATGTAGGTTTGAGGAATTCATACTCTACGGTGGGCACTGCGTCACGCCCTGCACCGTCCTTGACTTCACAACCTTACTCAGGTTATGGAGCTTCTAGTTTAGGAGACTATAGTACTTTCAGACTTTAAATTGGTCTCCTTATGTTTCAAGTGTAGACTCCATTGGACTAGTTTCTTTGTAATTGAGTCTGATTGGAGAGAATTAATGCCTGAATCGAATGCGACTCAGTTGTATTATGAAGCGTCCGAAACGGATGTTTTAAAGTTGTCTGGTATTATCATCTTGTATCGTCGGTAGTTTTAAAGGTGGCT is a window encoding:
- the LOC107639159 gene encoding RNA-binding KH domain-containing protein PEPPER: MATAQNGTVTATTITDANNSTQEPATALGATTPAEKRWPGWPGECVFRLIVPMGKVGSIIGRKGELVKKTCEDTRARIRVLDAPLGTPDRVVLITGKEEPEAALSPAMDATIRIFKRISGLSETDSDNKGSAGVVFCSIRLLVASTQAVNLIGKQGSLIKSMQESSGASIRVLSADETQFHAATTDERIVELQGEALKVLKALEAVVSHLRRFLVDHSVLPLFEKPYTAPTTQPHQAETLADKSLHIASQTSIFSDISLPTKRDSVFADRGSLLDSLLPSSTVSVYGQDSSLSAVRSSALTPLSRAAAPIVSTVVQTMQIPLSYAEDIIGVQGTNIEYIRRTSGAILTVQESRVPDEIVVEIKGSSSQVQTAEQLIQEVISNHKDPVASSYGRVDAGLRSSYAAVGETGLGSSYSTVGDTGLRSSYATLGDVGLRNSYSTVGTASRPAPSLTSQPYSGYGASSLGDYSTFRL